The following coding sequences are from one Nicotiana tomentosiformis chromosome 3, ASM39032v3, whole genome shotgun sequence window:
- the LOC104104885 gene encoding FT-interacting protein 1 has translation MGAEDDYKAKETKPQLGERWPHGGFRGGGGWISSDRVTSTYDLVEQMHFLYVRVVKARDLPPNPVTGSCDPYVEVKLGNYKGKTKHFDKKVNPEWKQVFAFSKEKIQSSILEVFVRDKEMVQRDDYLGKVVFDMNEVPTRVPPDSPLAPQWYRLVDRRGESKVRGEVMLAVWMGTQADEAFSEAWHADAASVHGEGVHSVRSKVYVSPKLWYLRVNIIEAQDVESQDKSQPPQVFVKAQVGKQVLKTKVCQTRTTNPFWNEDLLFVVAEPFEEQLVLTIECKVDPSKDEIAGRIVLPLNTFEKRLDHRAVHSRWFNLERFGFGVLEGDRRNELKFSTRIHLRGCLEGGYHVLDESTMYISDQRPTARQLWKQPVGILEVGILSAQGLVPMKPKDGRKTTDAYCVAKYGLKWVRTRTILDSLSPKWNEQYTWEVYDPCTVITLGVFDNGHLGGENSAGGKDSRIGKVRIRLSTLETDRIYTMSYPLLVLQPSGVKKMGELQLAFRFTCLSLANIIYLYGHPLLPKMHYLHPFTVNQVDSLRYQAMNIVAVRLGRAEPPLHKEVVEYMLDVDSHMWSMRRSKANFFRIVSLFSGVISMSKWLEEVCKWKNPITTMLVHVLFCILICYPELILPTTFLYMFLIGIWNYRSRPRQPPHMDTKLSWAEAVNPDELDEEFDTFPTSKAENIVKMRYDRLRSVSGRIQTVIGDMATQGERLQALLSWRDPRATSLFVVFCLITAVILYVTPFKIIALVAGLVYLRHPRFRSKMPSPPINFFRRLPARADSML, from the coding sequence ATGGGCGCTGAAGACGACTATAAAGCCAAAGAAACGAAACCTCAACTTGGGGAACGGTGGCCACACGGAGGATTTCGAGGTGGAGGTGGATGGATTAGCAGTGACCGAGTCACAAGCACTTATGATCTTGTTGAACAGATGCATTTTCTTTATGTTCGAGTTGTGAAAGCAAGAGACCTACCGCCAAATCCAGTAACAGGGAGTTGTGATCCATATGTGGAGGTGAAACTTGGAAACTATAAAGGCAAAACAAAGCACTTTGATAAGAAGGTAAACCCTGAATGGAAGCAAGTCTTTGCTTTTTCAAAAGAGAAGATTCAGTCTTCAATTCTCGAAGTTTTTGTAAGAGACAAGGAGATGGTGCAGAGAGATGATTATCTAGGGAAAGTAGTTTTTGACATGAATGAAGTTCCTACAAGGGTTCCACCTGACAGCCCTTTGGCACCTCAGTGGTATAGATTAGTGGATCGCCGAGGGGAGAGCAAAGTCAGGGGAGAGGTCATGCTTGCAGTGTGGATGGGAACCCAAGCAGATGAAGCTTTCTCAGAAGCATGGCATGCAGATGCTGCTTCAGTTCATGGAGAAGGTGTCCATAGTGTCAGATCAAAGGTATATGTTTCACCTAAACTGTGGTACCTGAGAGTCAATATCATTGAAGCGCAAGATGTAGAATCCCAAGACAAAAGCCAACCCCCACAGGTATTTGTGAAAGCTCAAGTCGGGAAGCAGGTACTAAAGACCAAAGTATGCCAAACACGAACAACTAATCCTTTCTGGAATGAAGACCTGTTATTTGTGGTTGCAGAGCCATTTGAGGAGCAATTGGTACTTACCATTGAATGTAAGGTCGATCCTTCCAAAGATGAGATTGCAGGGAGGATAGTCTTGCCACTTAACACCTTTGAGAAGCGATTGGATCACCGGGCAGTTCATTCTCGCTGGTTCAATCTTGAAAGGTTCGGGTTCGGAGTTCTAGAGGGAGACAGGAGGAATGAACTCAAGTTTTCAACAAGAATCCATCTCAGAGGTTGCCTTGAAGGTGGATACCATGTACTAGATGAATCAACAATGTATATCAGCGATCAGCGGCCAACAGCAAGGCAGTTGTGGAAGCAACCAGTTGGAATTCTGGAAGTAGGCATCTTGAGTGCACAAGGGCTTGTCCCTATGAAACCTAAGGATGGCAGAAAAACCACAGATGCTTATTGTGTGGCTAAATATGGATTGAAATGGGTAAGAACCAGAACTATACTTGATAGCTTGAGTCCCAAATGGAACGAACAATACACATGGGAGGTTTATGACCCCTGTACAGTGATTACATTGGGCGTCTTCGACAACGGCCACCTAGGAGGGGAGAACTCAGCTGGTGGAAAGGACTCTCGGATTGGTAAGGTAAGGATCAGATTATCAACACTGGAAACTGATCGAATTTATACAATGTCTTACCCACTTCTTGTTTTACAACCATCTGGAGTGAAGAAGATGGGTGAACTCCAACTGGCTTTTAGATTTACTTGTTTGTCTCTTGCAAACATCATATATCTCTATGGCCATCCCTTGCTCCCAAAGATGCATTATCTACATCCTTTCACGGTAAACCAAGTGGACAGTTTGAGATATCAGGCCATGAATATTGTAGCTGTGAGGCTCGGACGAGCTGAGCCACCACTGCACAAAGAGGTTGTGGAGTACATGCTGGATGTAGACTCCCACATGTGGAGCATGAGAAGAAGTAAAGCTAACTTCTTCAGAATTGTTTCTCTGTTCTCAGGTGTAATTTCCATGAGCAAGTGGCTTGAAGAAGTTTGCAAATGGAAGAACCCAATCACCACTATGCTCGTTCATGTTCTCTTTTGCATATTGATCTGCTACCCAGAGTTAATACTACCAACCACATTCCTTTATATGTTTCTCATTGGAATATGGAACTACCGCTCCAGACCTAGGCAGCCTCCACATATGGACACAAAACTATCGTGGGCTGAAGCAGTTAACCCAGACGAACTGGACGAAGAGTTTGACACTTTCCCCACATCGAAGGCTGAGAATATAGTTAAAATGAGGTATGACagacttagaagtgtgtctggTAGAATCCAAACGGTCATCGGGGACATGGCAACTCAAGGAGAGAGACTCCAGGCTCTGCTAAGTTGGAGAGATCCAAGGGCAACCAGCCTCTTCGTAGTCTTCTGTCTTATCACAGCAGTGATACTGTATGTGACACCTTTCAAAATCATAGCTCTAGTTGCAGGTCTGGTTTACCTAAGGCACCCAAGATTCAGGAGCAAAATGCCTTCACCACCAATCAATTTCTTCAGAAGATTGCCAGCTCGAGCTGATAGCATGCTCTga